The genomic interval TTGATTCGCCGCGCGGCAGCTTTTGCGCGTCCTTGAGACGCGCGTCGCTAGAGTGAATGGGTGTCAACAACGCGCGCTGCCCACCGGGTCGGCGCAACCCTATGCACACGTCCGCCGCTACGCCCGATCTTCCCCTCACTCGCACTTCGCGCACCTCGCGCACCCAGCGCACGCCACAAGCGCCGCGGCTGCCGCGCCGCACGCATGTCGTCGTGCCGCTCGTCATTATCGACGTCACCGTGCCCGGCACGTCGTCGGCCAACGGACGGCGCGCGTTGCATGCCGCGCTCGGCGACGACCTGCGTCTTTATGTCGTCACCATCGACCAGCAACGCGAGCGCGTGACATTCCGCGTCGAAGTCACCTCGCGCACGCTCGAAGACGTGATCGGCCTGCTGACCGTCAAACTCGATCGCGCCACGCTCGGCCGCGCGCAATCTACTGTGATCCGGCGTCCGCGCGACTATTGATGCAGATCGACACTTGCACGAGCCGGTTGCCGGCCGCGCCCGTGTCTTTACACATCTTTGCAGATGCACTCGAGCGGCCATGTAGAGTCGCCGCTCCAGTTATCGCGTGTTCCCTCCCGCAGGTTCGCAAGCGACCCGGTTTTATCGATTACGCGGCGGCCAATCCAGCGCGATTGCCGCTCGCGCTGTCCGCCTCGCCGCTTGCAATGCCTCGCCTTCGTCAGGGACGCGCCCTTTGCAAAGCGTGTGATCTATGTTCCTGTCGTTCCTCGATGCCGCACGCCGGCATTTGCGCATCAGCCGGCGTCGTTCCAGCGCGGCCACGCTTGTCGTGACCGGTGCGCTCGCCGCGCTCAGCGGCTGCGCCGTGACCTTTCCCACGCCCACGCCGCCCGCGCCGGCTGCCTCACTGATCAACGGCGGCCAGGACGGCCTGCTGATTCCGTTGCAACTGGAGCACGTCGACGCGGGTCATGCGCGCCTCGGCCTGCCGATCCAGCTTGACGGCAAGGCGGTGTATGTCGCATTGGACACGGGCACGCAGGGCGTGCGCGTGCTGAAGTCGGTGCTGCCGGCTACGAATTATCCGAACGCCGGTCCGGTGAGTTCGCTACCGTTGGCAAATGGTGCACAAGTCGCCGGCCCGGCCGTCAAACTGCCGATGAGTCTCGCGGGCACAAAGCCGGCGCAGGTCGACGCGCAAGCCGTCGAATTGGTGAACTGCCAACCCAACGCCCGGCGCTGCGTAGGCATGGACGGCTACACCGGCGAATTCGGCTGGGCCTTCTCGGGTCTGCTCGGCATCGGCGCGGCGCAACCGGACGACACCTGCTGCACGCAACCGCTGCGTGCGTTGCCCGGCAATATCGGCCAGCGCTATCTGGTGCACGCGAACTTTGCGAAACCTTACTTCGTGCTGAGTCCGTCGAGCGCGCTTACGAAGGACTACACGATGGCGCCGATGACCGTCTTGCAAGACGGCACGGCTCAGTGGCCGAGAGGTTGCGTCAACGTCGGCGACAAGATGACTTTTTGCGCGCCGCTGGTGTTCGCCACGGCCAGCACCGACATGATTCGCATTGAAATGGACAAGGCGCCGAACTGGACCGGCGACGACGAAGTCGGCAAGGTGCTCAATCAAGGCAACTACAACGCGGCGCTCGGCACCGGCAAATGGGTGCATCGCTATGAAGGCGCGCAAGTGACGATCGTCAAGGCGAAGCCGGGCGCAGACCGCATCGTGATCGGCCTGATGGGCATGCAGAATATCGACGTGCTGTTCGACTTCCCGCACGGCCAGCTTGGCCTGCGCGCCGCGAACGAGGTCGAGAAGTTCGCGCAATAACCGTTGCGGCATCAGTCAATGAAAAGGCCGTGCGATTCACCAGCCATCGCACGGCCTTTGCACGTCTACTTCTACGTGAAGCTGAAACGGAGCAACCGTTCCGCTATTCGATATTCAGCGGATTCACATGCCAGATGTTGCGTGCATATTCGCCGATCGTGCGATCCGACGAAAACTGCCCCATGCCCGCCACATTCTCGATCGCGCTTTCCGTCCATGCACGCTTGTCGACGAAGCGCGCGTCCACTTCGTCTTGCGCCTTGGCGAACGCGGCGAAATCGGCGAGCACCATGTAGTGATCGCCCCAGTCGACCAGCGTGTGGAAAATATCCGAGAAGCGCAGCGGATCGTCCGGCGAGAAGAAGCCCGTGCGAATCTGGTCGAGCGCCGTGCGCAGTTCCGCATTCTCTTCGTAGATTTGCCGCGGCCGGTAGCCGGTGGCGCGCAGGTTGTCCACTTCGTCGGCGGTATGGCCGAAGATGAAGATGTTCTCGCGGCCCACCGCGTCGCAGATTTCGATATTCGCGCCGTCCATCGTGCCGATCGTCAACGCGCCGTTGAGCGCGAGTTTCATGTTGCCGGTGCCCGATGCTTCCGTGCCGGCCATCGAAATCTGCTCCGACAGATCCGCGGCCGGAATGATCAACTCCGCCACGCTCACGCCGTAGTTCGGCACGAACACCACTTTCAGACGGTCGCCCACCAGCGGATCGTGATTGACCTTCTCGCTCACGTCGCCGATCAGTTTGATGATGGTCTTCGCCATCCGATACGCGGACGCGGCCTTGCCGGCGAACATCACCACGCGCGGCACCCAGTCGCGTTCGGGATTTGCGCGAATCTGGTTGTAGCGCACGATCACATGCAGCACGTTGAGCAGTTGCCGCTTGTATTCGTGAATGCGCTTGACCTGCAGATCGAACAGCGCGTCCGGATCGAAATGCAGTTTGGTGTGATGCGCGAGACGGTGCACGAGCCGCAGTTTGTTCTGCCGCTTTGCTTCACGGAAGGCCTCGATAAAGCCGCTGTCCGTGCGCAGGTTGCGCAGCTGTTCCAGTTCGAACAGATTGCTGCGCCAATGTTTGCCAATCTGCTGATCGATCAGCGAGGACAGCGACGGGCTTGCCTGCGCGAGCCAGCGGCGCGGGGTAATGCCATTGGTGACATTGGTGAAGCGGTCCGGAAAGACGCGCGCGAAGTCCGCGAAGATATCGCGTGTCATCAACTGCGAGTGCAGCTTCGACACGCCGTTCACCTTGTGGCTCGCAACGATCGCCAGATACGCCATCCGCACGCGCCGCTGCCCGTATTCGTCGACGAGCGAAATGCGGCGGATCATCTCGGCGTCGTGCCCTGATTGCTCGCTCACGTGCTTGAGAAACTGCGCATTGATCTCGAAGATGATCTCGAGATGGCGCGGCAACAGCCGCGCAAGCAACTCGACGTCCCACGTTTCGAGCGCCTCGGGCATCAGCGTGTGGTTCGTGTACGAGAAGATCTGCGTCACATGCTTCCACGCCTTGTCCCACTGCAGATGGTGGACGTCCACCAGCAAACGCATCAGTTCGGGAATCGCCAGCACGGGGTGCGTATCGTTCAGATGCACCGCCACTTTTTCGGAGAAGCGCCCGAACGTGCTGTGCGTGCGCTGATAGCGGCGAATCAGATCCTGCATGGTCGCCGAGACGAAAAAGTACTCCTGGCGCAAGCGCAGTTCGCGGCCGGCCGGCGTCGAGTCGTCCGGATACAGCAGACGTGAGACGTTCTCCGACATGTTCTTGGTGTCGACCGCATTGCGGTAGTCACCACGATTGAACGCGCCGAGGTCGAGCTCCTCGGCGGCACGCGCCGACCATAGGCGCAGCGTGTTGGTCGCGTCGGTCGCGTAACCCGGAATGACGGTGTCGTACGCGGTGGCGTTCACGTGCTGAGTGTCGATCCATTCCACATGTTCGCCGCGCTGCACCGTGCGGCCGCCGAAGTGAACCATGTAAGTGACTTCGGGCCGCGGAAACTCCCATGGATTGCCCGCGCGCAGCCAGTAGTCCGGCGCTTCGACCTGCTCGCCATTGACGATCTGCTGACGGAACATGCCGTATTCATAGCGGATGCCGTAGCCGAAGCCCGGAATGCCGAGCGTCGCCATCGAATCGAGAAAGCAGGCCGCGAGCCGGCCGAGGCCGCCGTTGCCGAGCGCGGCGTCCGGCTCGATATCGGTCAGCGCATCCATATCCACGCCCAGGCTCGCCAGCGCTTCCTTCATCTGATCGTGGATGCCCAGCGCGAGCAAGGCGTTCGTAAAGGTCCGGCCGATCAGGAACTCCATCGACAGGTAGTAGACGCGTTTCACGTCCTGTTCGTATTGCAGGCGCGTGGTCTTCATCCAGCGCGCGACCAGCCGGTCGCGCACGGCGAGCGCCGCGGCGTGCAGCCAGTCATGCGGATGCGCGGTGACGGCGTCCTTGCCGACACCGTACATCATGCGATTGGAAATTGAGCGCCGTAGCGCGTCGACGGTACTGTTGAGCTGGTCGAATTCCAGATCGACGGCTGTCATCGAAGCCTCCGGGAAAAAAGACGCGACATACGCGGACCGCACAGATGACGGGCGGGAGGCGCGAGCCGGTCAGGCGGGTTAAGAAACAGAGTAGGACATTTTAAGGCCACCGGACATCGGCGGGCGCGAACGCCTGGTTACGCACATGCCATGCCCGCCGACATCAGCAGGGGCGGCGTTTTTTCGCACGTTTTCGCCCACGCGAGGTGCAAGCCATGTGTGCGCGGCACTGCGCGCGTGCATCGGCTGCGCAAAACAGGCAAACGATTGCGAAATACCCAATGCCCGCTGGATGGAAGGCAACGCCATTATTTTTTCGCCGCGTGACGCGCGGATGAATGAGCGGGTGGCTTGATGCGTGGTCAAATCAGAGGGCCTCGTCTGCCAAGCGGTTATGCCGGAATGGCGTGTGACAACACGAGCGCGGGTCAGTTCGCGGAGCGCGGGCGGGCTTGACCGTTAGTTGCATTATAGACAGCTTAGTTGGCGCCCTTCCCCGCCCGGGTCCCAGCACGTTTTCCGCGTCTCTGTAACAATCGCTACATTCGCCGCGCAGCCGCCCGAAATGCTTCGAACGCTGGATTCAGGCCATGCGCGTCTCACGTCCCGCAACTTCTGCCACTCGCGCGCCGCGTGCCTCGACTCGCCCGGCTGCGCGCGGGCATGCTCAACCCGACGAGCCACCGCCTTGTCCGACAAACCCAGCGCCGCCCACCCCGCCGCCCACCCTTTTCCCGCGGACGTCCCAATGTCCGCCGCCAACCGCCGCGCGATGGCCGCGATCATGCTCGCCGTCGCGCTCGCCACGCTCGACACCGCCATCGCCAATACCGCGCTGCCCGCCATCGCCGCCGACCTGCATGCGGCGCCGGCGGCATCGGTGTGGATCATCAATGCGTATCAGCTCGCGATGGTCGCGACGCTACTGCCGCTCGCCGCGCTCGGCGATATCGTTGGGCATCGGCGGATCTATATCGGCGGGATTGCGCTCTTCACGCTGGCGTCGCTGGCGTGCTCGCTGGCCTCGACGCTGCCGCTGCTGGCCGCCGCGCGCGTGCTGCAAGGCCTCGGCGCGAGCGCGATCATGAGCGTGAATACCGCGCTGATCCGCTATCTGTATCCGCCGCACCGGCTCGGACGCGGCCTCGGCACCAACGCGCTGATAGTCGGTGTGTCGTTCGCGGTCGGACCGACGGTGGCGTCGCTGATTCTGTCGGTGGCCGCGTGGCCGTGGCTGTTCGCGGTCAATGTGCCGCTCGGTCTGCTGGCCTTGGGCTTCGCCTGGCCGGCGTTGCCGTACACCGAACGCGGCAAGCACAACTTCGATCCGGTCGCGGCGCTCCTGAACGTCATCACCTTCGCCGCGTTGATCTTCGCACTCGGCGAGGCGG from Paraburkholderia phytofirmans PsJN carries:
- a CDS encoding glycogen/starch/alpha-glucan phosphorylase; amino-acid sequence: MTAVDLEFDQLNSTVDALRRSISNRMMYGVGKDAVTAHPHDWLHAAALAVRDRLVARWMKTTRLQYEQDVKRVYYLSMEFLIGRTFTNALLALGIHDQMKEALASLGVDMDALTDIEPDAALGNGGLGRLAACFLDSMATLGIPGFGYGIRYEYGMFRQQIVNGEQVEAPDYWLRAGNPWEFPRPEVTYMVHFGGRTVQRGEHVEWIDTQHVNATAYDTVIPGYATDATNTLRLWSARAAEELDLGAFNRGDYRNAVDTKNMSENVSRLLYPDDSTPAGRELRLRQEYFFVSATMQDLIRRYQRTHSTFGRFSEKVAVHLNDTHPVLAIPELMRLLVDVHHLQWDKAWKHVTQIFSYTNHTLMPEALETWDVELLARLLPRHLEIIFEINAQFLKHVSEQSGHDAEMIRRISLVDEYGQRRVRMAYLAIVASHKVNGVSKLHSQLMTRDIFADFARVFPDRFTNVTNGITPRRWLAQASPSLSSLIDQQIGKHWRSNLFELEQLRNLRTDSGFIEAFREAKRQNKLRLVHRLAHHTKLHFDPDALFDLQVKRIHEYKRQLLNVLHVIVRYNQIRANPERDWVPRVVMFAGKAASAYRMAKTIIKLIGDVSEKVNHDPLVGDRLKVVFVPNYGVSVAELIIPAADLSEQISMAGTEASGTGNMKLALNGALTIGTMDGANIEICDAVGRENIFIFGHTADEVDNLRATGYRPRQIYEENAELRTALDQIRTGFFSPDDPLRFSDIFHTLVDWGDHYMVLADFAAFAKAQDEVDARFVDKRAWTESAIENVAGMGQFSSDRTIGEYARNIWHVNPLNIE